TCGGCCCGGTGCCGCCATCCGACATCGCCGCCGCGCGGGCACGGCTAGCCCGCCGCCGACGCGCGATGGCGCCGGCGGCCGGCCGTGCGAAGCGGGTTCGGCTGGATGGAAGCACGGTCGAAATTCGAACGTATGTTCGCATGATATGTGATCGAACTGGCATTCGCCATCCCCCGCGCGGAACGAGCCCGGCCGGGGCAAATTAGTTACCTGTTGCGAAATAACTAGTTGGCGAGCCGCGTTCTGGCCGGAGGAGGTGTTCTGATGCTGTCGCGGGGACTGGAACGCGAGGTGGCGACGACCACGCCGGAGATGAGCGGCGGATCGCCCGAGGTGGGCGGCGGATCGCCGGAGCGGAGCGCCGGCCCGCCCGACCGCCCGGCCGTGGGCAGGTCCGCCGGCGACGCTCGGCGAGCGCCTGCCCCGCGTTCCCTCGAGGCACCCGCGACCGAGGCATCGGCGACGGGTGCGCCTGGCGGCGGGCGGCCCGCTGCGCCGTCCGGTGGGACGTTCGCCGCGCTGCGGGTGCCGAACTACCGGCGCTTCATGACCGGCCAGGTCATCTCGATGTGCGGCACCTGGATGCAGACGATCGCACTCGGCTGGCTGGTGCTCTCGCTCGGGGCGAGCGGCACGCTGCTCGGCGTCGTCACCGCGGCGCAGTTCCTCCCGGTGCTCGTCTTCGGCGCCTACGGCGGCCTTGTCGCCGACCGGACCGACACCCGCCGGCTGCTGATCTGCACGGCCAGCCTCCAGGCCCTGCTCGCCGCGGGCCTCGGGGTGCTCGTGCTCACCGACGTGGTCACGCTGTGGATGGTGGTCGCCTTCGCCGGCTGCCTCGGCCTCACGCAGGCCGTCGACAACCCCGCCAGGCAGAGCTTCGTGCAGGAGCTGGTGGGCCCGGAGACGCTGTCGAACGCGGTCACCCTCAACTCGGTGACGATGAACGCCGCTCGGGTCGTCGGCCCCGCGATCGCCGGTGCGACGATCACGCTGCTCGGCAACGGGATGTGTTTCGTCCTCAACGCGCTGTCGTTCGCCGCGGTGCTGGTCGCGCTCGGCCGGCTGGACCGGGCCGCGCTGCGCCCGAACCCGCCCGTGCCCAGGGCCCCCGGCCAGATTCGCGAGGGCTTCCACTACGCGATCCGTACCGCCGGCATCCGGATCCCGCTGACGATGATGGTGCTCACGGGCACCCTCGCCTACGAGTTCCAGGTGACGCTGCCCCTGGTCGCCCGCGAGACGTTCCACGGCACCGCGGCGACCTACAGCCTGCTGACCGGTGCCATGGGCGCCGGCGCGGTGGTCGGCGGCCTGCTCGTGGCCCGCCGCCGGCTCACCGGGTCGCGGGCGCTCGTCGCCGTCGCGGGCGTCTTCGGCGCCCTGCTGCTGCTGTCCGCCGCGGCGCCGACGTTGACCGTCCTGGTCGCGGCTCTCGTCATCACCGGCGCGGCCAGCGTCACCTTCATCGCCACCGGCAACGCGACCGTGCAGCTATCGGCCGAGCCGCGCATGCGCGGCCGGGTGATGGCGCTCTGGTCGATGGCCTTCCTCGGCACCACCCCGCTGGGCGGCCCGATCGCCGGCGCCGTCTCCGAGGCCTTCGGCGCCCGCGCCGGCCTCGTGCTCGCGGGCATCGCCGCCGTGGCGGCGGCGCTGATCGGCCTGGCGTCGCTGCGCCGGATCCAGGCGCGCCCGGCCCCGGCGGCCGTGGAGCCGTCCGCCGGGGTGGGGACCGCGACCGGCGTGACCGTCGCCGCGACCCAGGTCCGGGGCGCGCGGCAGGCGCCGCCCGCCGGCGTGCCGTCGGGCGGCCAGCCGGCGGGGCGCCCCGTGCCGTCCCCGTCCACCTGAGGGACGCCGCTCGGCGCCACGCCCCCGGCCGTCTCAGTCGGTCTCGGCCACCGCCGAGGACGAGGACGACGAGGAGGACGAGGAGGACGCCTGCTCGGCGGTCGCGGTGGCGGCGACCCGGTCCAGCTCGGGCAGGTTGCGCAGCTCGCCACCGTTCGCGCCGCGATGCGCGCGCAGCGCGCTGTGGTGGTACTCCTCGGCGATGTCGAGGAAGTCCGGCTCGTGGTAGCGCCGGCCGTCGACGGTCGGCCCCGTCCGGCCCTCCATGATCGCCTCGACATCCTCGCCGGTGATGGTCTTGTGCGTCTCGAGGGCGTGGGTCAGGGCAAGCACCTCGCGCCGGTTGGCGGACAGCACCTGCTCGGTGCGCCGGTAGAGCGCCTGCAGCTTCGCCTCGACCTGCTCGCCGAACGGGCGGTCGGCGTCGACCGCGAGCGGATTGATCGGGAGGTCGTTGGACAAGGTCAGCCAGGAGGAGATCGTGTCGCCCATGGCGGCCATCGAGATGCTCCGGGAGACCAGGTAGGTCGCGCTGCGCAGGTCGCCGCCCACACCGACGGTGTTGTCACCGTCGAAGAACATCCGCTCGCCGACCAGGGAGGCGAGCGACACCATCACCTGGACCTCGACCTCGGACTTCCACTGGAACATGCTGTCCTCGACGTTGACCGACGCGACGAAGCCGCCGACCCCGCCGCGCCGCTCGATCGTCGCCATGTCGATGACCCGGCCGCGCTGCAGCCGGTAGGCGACGACCGCGTGGCACGCCTCGTGCAGGGCGATGCTGTGCCGCTCCCGCTCGATGTGCTCGTGGTCGTCGGCCAGGCCGTGCTCCTTGATCACTCGGGCGCGCAGGATGTCCGCCCAGGTGATCACCTCGCGGCCGTCCTTGATGGCCTGGGTGAGCGCCTCGTTGACGGTGTCCTTGATCGTGGCACCGGTCGCCTCGGTGCTCATCGTCGCCAGCCGCTCGACCTGGTCCTCGGTGAGCTCGTGCTTCACCTTGGCGAGGTAGCCCTGGTAGGTCCTGATCCGGCCTTCCTTGCTCGGGTAGCCGACCTCGTACTGCCGGTCGATGCGGCCCGGCCGCAGCAACGCCTCGTCCAGCGAGTTCGGCATGTTGGTGGCCATCATGATCAGGATGCGGTACTTGGGCGGCGGCTTGGGCTTCATCCCGAGCGCGCGCCGCACGACCCGGTTGAGGAAGCCGCGCGGCTTCTTCAGGCCGGACATCTCGGCGAGCAGCGCCTGCAGGGTGCCCATGTCGCCGCCGACCATGCCGCCCATACCGCCCACGACCCGGTTGACGGTCCGCCCGCCGGCCTGCGCCGGCCCGCCGGCACCGGAGCCCAGCCCACCGGCCACCGAGGCGCGGTGCCCGACCACCTCGGACCTGGCCTGGTCGGTCAGGTAGTGCAGGCCGTTGCATCCGTTCAGGTCGGCGAGTCCGTCCGCGTAGGACGGCGCGCGCCAGCCGTGCGCCCCCAGGTGGCTGGCATGGCGCGTTGCCCGGTGCGAGGACGCGGCGCGCTCGGAGCCGCGGTTGAAGCCCTGGGCGAGCTGGCCACGGTTGCCGAGGCTGTCCGCCTCGTCGAAGAAGGCGATCACACCGCCGTATCGCAGCGCGAGCTTGCGCAGCCGCCGGAACAACGACTTGACCTTCAGGATGCCGACGCCCATGAACATCGCCTGGAACGCGCCCGGATCGATGAACACGTAGGGCTTGCCGGTCTCGCCGGCGACGGCCTCGGCGAGCAGTGTCTTGCCCGTGCCAGGCGGGCCCCACAGCAGGATTCCGCCGGGGACGTACCCACCCTTGCCCTCGATCTCCTCCGGGTGCTCCAGGTAGAAGACGTTCTCCTTCACCCGGGAGACGACGTGATCCTGGCCCCAGACGTCGGCGAACCGGGTCTTGACGTCGTCCGGGTAGTAGACCTCGACGCCGCCCTTGGACATGAACCAGAAGATCGCGACGAACTGACCGACCACGATGACCAGGAGCAGGACCACCTGGAGCAGCAGCGGGATGGCGGCCCAGAGGTCGCTGGGCACCTGGACAACGGCGTCGAACATCGACCTGTGCACGACGCGCGCGTAGATGAAGAGCGCGACCAGCAGCGCGACTATCCACTTCG
Above is a window of Pseudofrankia saprophytica DNA encoding:
- a CDS encoding AAA family ATPase translates to MDLSDLPGGLVGTAAEGTAEVAAAAATGGLPAADPPPRRKPAAFWDRIKFLLLFGALFLFVVAAQVSGNPLMTWGDAVSIEARNSWWLLALIGVELVRQLHMFIGERSSPYYVFWTDRVFGRAEKRMLRLDDWNRFRASRAAKWIVALLVALFIYARVVHRSMFDAVVQVPSDLWAAIPLLLQVVLLLVIVVGQFVAIFWFMSKGGVEVYYPDDVKTRFADVWGQDHVVSRVKENVFYLEHPEEIEGKGGYVPGGILLWGPPGTGKTLLAEAVAGETGKPYVFIDPGAFQAMFMGVGILKVKSLFRRLRKLALRYGGVIAFFDEADSLGNRGQLAQGFNRGSERAASSHRATRHASHLGAHGWRAPSYADGLADLNGCNGLHYLTDQARSEVVGHRASVAGGLGSGAGGPAQAGGRTVNRVVGGMGGMVGGDMGTLQALLAEMSGLKKPRGFLNRVVRRALGMKPKPPPKYRILIMMATNMPNSLDEALLRPGRIDRQYEVGYPSKEGRIRTYQGYLAKVKHELTEDQVERLATMSTEATGATIKDTVNEALTQAIKDGREVITWADILRARVIKEHGLADDHEHIERERHSIALHEACHAVVAYRLQRGRVIDMATIERRGGVGGFVASVNVEDSMFQWKSEVEVQVMVSLASLVGERMFFDGDNTVGVGGDLRSATYLVSRSISMAAMGDTISSWLTLSNDLPINPLAVDADRPFGEQVEAKLQALYRRTEQVLSANRREVLALTHALETHKTITGEDVEAIMEGRTGPTVDGRRYHEPDFLDIAEEYHHSALRAHRGANGGELRNLPELDRVAATATAEQASSSSSSSSSSSAVAETD
- a CDS encoding MFS transporter — translated: MLSRGLEREVATTTPEMSGGSPEVGGGSPERSAGPPDRPAVGRSAGDARRAPAPRSLEAPATEASATGAPGGGRPAAPSGGTFAALRVPNYRRFMTGQVISMCGTWMQTIALGWLVLSLGASGTLLGVVTAAQFLPVLVFGAYGGLVADRTDTRRLLICTASLQALLAAGLGVLVLTDVVTLWMVVAFAGCLGLTQAVDNPARQSFVQELVGPETLSNAVTLNSVTMNAARVVGPAIAGATITLLGNGMCFVLNALSFAAVLVALGRLDRAALRPNPPVPRAPGQIREGFHYAIRTAGIRIPLTMMVLTGTLAYEFQVTLPLVARETFHGTAATYSLLTGAMGAGAVVGGLLVARRRLTGSRALVAVAGVFGALLLLSAAAPTLTVLVAALVITGAASVTFIATGNATVQLSAEPRMRGRVMALWSMAFLGTTPLGGPIAGAVSEAFGARAGLVLAGIAAVAAALIGLASLRRIQARPAPAAVEPSAGVGTATGVTVAATQVRGARQAPPAGVPSGGQPAGRPVPSPST